The following proteins are encoded in a genomic region of Nilaparvata lugens isolate BPH unplaced genomic scaffold, ASM1435652v1 scaffold8395, whole genome shotgun sequence:
- the LOC120349124 gene encoding uncharacterized protein LOC120349124: MASKHPDVDRSAYYSSSSSSSSSTSDHHTFHPPPHQLIEQKTFTDLDSPENLEANRSAAASPFVVEDQKIQNGGSFVTSDQKMQNGMRATCELAYPSPAAYSMQMGKDACESVSSASRMMPNCESVSSPSRLMPNCEPVSSASRMMPNCESVSSASRLMPNCEPISSPGRLMPNCEPVSSASRMMPNCESVSSASRLMPNCEPVSASSRMMPNCEPVSSPIRLMPNCESVSNRLAASSEAMNLSAAHLQMSAYHSMNTHALAS, translated from the exons ATGGCCTCCAAACACCCCGACGTCGACCGCAGTGCCTACTATtcatcttcctcatcctcttcctcatcaaCATCCGATCATCACACGTTCCATCCTCCGCCACATCAGCTGATTGAGCAGAAGACCTTCACCGACCTTGACTCGCCCGAAAATCTGGAGGCCAACCGATCAGCTGCTGCTTCACCGTTTGTCGTTGAGGACCAGAaaatccaaaatggcggctcatTTGTCACATCTGACCAGAAAATGCAAAATGGAATGCGTGCCACCTGTGAACTGGCCTATCCGAGTCCAGCAGCCTACTCAATGCAGATGGGGAAGGATGCCTGTGAATCGGTCTCGTCTGCCAGCAGGATGATGCCCAACTGTGAATCGGTCTCATCTCCCAGTAGATTGATGCCCAATTGTGAACCAGTCTCGTCTGCCAGTAGGATGATGCCCAACTGTGAATCAGTCTCGTCTGCTAGTAGATTGATGCCCAACTGTGAACCAATCTCGTCTCCCGGTAGATTGATGCCCAACTGTGAACCAGTCTCGTCTGCCAGTAGGATGATGCCCAACTGTGAATCGGTCTCGTCTGCTAGTAGATTGATGCCAAACTGTGAACCAGTCTCAGCTTCCAGTAGGATGATGCCCAACTGTGAACCAGTCTCATCTCCCATTAGATTGATGCCCAA CTGTGAATCGGTGTCCAATAGATTGGCAGCTAGTAGTGAAGCAATGAATTTGAGTGCCGCTCATCTTCAGATGTCAGCCTATCACAGCATGAACACACATGCGCTGGCTAGCTGA